In Phaseolus vulgaris cultivar G19833 chromosome 10, P. vulgaris v2.0, whole genome shotgun sequence, a single genomic region encodes these proteins:
- the LOC137817124 gene encoding uncharacterized protein: MASEKMSEAEQTTMLLALQKELAEMKRKNEGVTRRNEEQIAAIRKENKEMKKIMEGRPSVEPTNLVGRSFTTLADPKTVEESNNKTHSGEGWCIRFILQFLVKCGCELFFIVFLEEMKIFMESIDSFIWEAVVHGPYVPMQVVKDEEVAKPRSEWNESEKKKAQYDLIAKNIITSSLTMDEFFIISQWSSAKEIMQPEESIADVQKRFTHIVNHLTGLGKEFDIEELNIKVLKCLDRSLQPKVTAISESRDLSKLSTAALFGKLMEHDLELKRPKEQETVERKPKGLALKASAQSDINEEKEDAKHDETISLLTKRFSRFLKKKSRDRNQQKRRYPKPNESNSSNYTCFGCGKTGHIKMDCPNNQSKHKSASKKVERSKGRRAYISWEDNEVSSTNNSSTESEETNLCFMVKDEGSISDSVSEFSMEFDNYDQLLATLKETHDEANKLVVICSKLQKVNNVLAPKVKILEEELHKAKTDLVSLELTCLHASIKTCENCKKLEKQVEYLLKTLSNFTKGKENLESLLGSQNAVCNKNGIGYNPRNVTNVKKLSSFFVSAKSGFSSFNSGKKKGSERNQWYLDNGCSKHMTGDLTKFTSLKLKAEEHVTYGDNNRGRILGRGTFGTGNSTTIENVLYVEGLKHSLLSISQLCDKGYKVNFKSNGCTISNNFSGKVLFTGKGVNNIYLLDIMETDSSNECLLSRSDESWLWHRRITSSVIVASLTGNLYALVVVDDYSRFTWTLFLAHKNDAYNAFKKLPKVLQNENGCCIKSIRSDHGGEFQNARFERKPSVSHLRVFGCKCFVLNNGKENMDKFDAKSDEADHSISKTAADDLECDEFKSVLNQKESIYIDTADSHVIQEPTVSAGLPKEWKTPRDLTLDNVIRNIKKGVSTRKSLNNFCETMAFVSQVEPKNLNEALNDSNWILAMQEELN; this comes from the exons ATGGCAAGCGAGAAGATGTCTGAGGCTGAACAAACGACAATGTTGCTGGCTTTGCAGAAGGAGTTGGCcgagatgaagaggaagaatgaAGGGGTTACCAGGAGGAATGAAGAGCAAATTGCTGCCATCAGAAAGGAGAACAAGGAGATGAAGAAGATCATGGAAGGACGACCTTCGGTGGAACCGACCAATTTGGTTGGAAGGTCCTTCACGACCCTTGCCGACCCTAAGACTGTTGAGGAGTCGAATAACAAGACCCACTCTGGAGAAGGATG gtgtattcgtttcatactTCAATTTCTTGTAAAGTGTGGTTGTGAACTCTTCTTCATagtgtttcttgaaga aatgaaaattttcatggaatctattgactcATTTATTTGGGAGGCTGTGGTCCATGGAccctatgtgccaatgcaggttgtcaaggatgaagaagtggcaaagccaagatctgaatggaatgagagtgaaaagaagaaggctcaatatgatcttatagccaagaacatcataacttcgtcattaacaatggatgagttcttcataATATCTCAATGGagttcagctaaggagat aatgcaacccgaggagagcattgctgatgtgcagaaaaggttcactcatattgtTAATCATCTTACTGGATTGGGAAAGGAATTTGACatagaggaactcaacataaaagtGCTAAAGTGCCTCGATAGAAGCTTGCAACCcaaggtgactgccatatcagaaagtcgtgatctgtcaaagctgtcaactgctgcactttttgggaAATTAATGGAGCATGACCTGGAGCTCAAGAGACCTAAAGAGCAAGAAACAGTGGAAAGGAAACCCAAGggacttgcactgaaagcaagtgCACAGAGTGACATCAATGAAGAGAAAGAAGATGCTAAACATGATGAAACAATCAGCTTACTTACAAAGAGGTTCAGCAGATTCCTGAAGAAGAAAAGCAGAGATAGGAACCAACAGAAAAGAAGATATCCTAAACCTAATGAATCAAATTCCTCTAACtacacttgctttggttgtggtaaaacagggcacatcaagatggattgtccaaacaatcaatcaaagcacaaatctgccagcaagaaagtTGAAAGAAGTAAGGGGAGAAGAGCTTACATTTCATGGGAAGACaatgaagtatcttcaaccaACAACTCTTCAACTGAGAGTGAGGAAAccaatttgtgcttcatggtgaaagatgaaggatcaatctctgattcagtaagtgaatTCTCTATGGAATTtgataactatgatcaattgcttgctactttaaaagaaacacatgatgaggCAAACAAATTGGTTGTAATATGCAGCaagttgcaaaaggtaaataatgtgcttgcacctaaagtaaaaatacttgaggaagaactgcataaggccaaaacagatctTGTAAGTcttgaactaacatgcttgcatgcctctattaaaacctgtgaaaactgtaaaaaattggaaaaacaagtggagtatttgctaaaaaccctttccaatttcactaAGGGAAAAGAGAatcttgagtctctccttggttCACAAAATGCTGTTTGCAACAAGAATGGTATTGGTTATAACCCTagaaatgtaaccaatgtcaaaaagctttcaagtttttttgtttcaGCAAAATCAGGTTTCTCatcttttaacagtggcaaaaag AAAGGCAGCGAGAGAAATCAATGGTATTTGGACAATGGATGTTCAAAACATATGACTGGTGATCTGACAAAATTCACCAGCTTGAAGCTCAAGGCAGAGGAACATGTAACCTATGGGGATAATAACCGTGGAAGAATTCTGGGCAGAGGCACTTTTGGAACTGGGaattcaaccactattgagaatgttctttatgtagaaggactcaagcatagcctTCTCAGTAtcagccaactatgtgacaaaggatacaaggtgaacttcaagtcaaatggctgcacaatctcaaatAATTTctctggtaaggtgttgtttactggtaagggagtgaataacatatatctcttGGATATTATGGAAACTGattcttcaaatgagtgtttactGTCTAGAAGTGacgagtcttggttgtggcacaggag gataacaagCTCTGTGAT agttgctagcttgacTGGAAATTTATATGCTTTGGTTGTTGTGGATgactactctagatttacatggactctttttcttgcacataaaaatGATGCTTACAATGCTTTTAAGAAATTACCAAAGGTTTTAcagaatgaaaatggttgctgtataaaatcaattcgaagtgatcatgggggtgagtttcagaatgctagatttgaaag gaaacctagtgtgagtcaccttagagtgtttgggtgtaaatgctttgtattgaataatggcaaagagaaTATGgataagtttgatgctaaatctgatgaag ctgatcatagcatatctaaaactgctgcaGATGACCTTGAATgtgatgaatttaaatctgttttaaatcaaaaggaATCGATTTATATTGATACTGCTGACTCACATGTTATCCAAGAACCTACTGTttctgcaggtttgccaaaagaatgGAAAACCCCCAGAGAtctaacccttgataatgtcattagGAACATTAAGAAGGGAGTATCAACTAGGAAGTCCCTGAATAACTTCTGTGAGACAATGGCCTTTGTGTCTCAAGTGGAGCCCAAAAATCTGAATGAAGCCCTTAATGACAGTAACTGGATTCTGgccatgcaagaggaactgaattaA
- the LOC137819526 gene encoding MDIS1-interacting receptor like kinase 2-like: MANCVCNLILMAFYIMAQLPSLIGATIPPSSTSSSIHQERQALLHSGWWNDHPNNSHHCDWEGISCNEAGSVTGINRTSLKNPSSKELLWIHNLNFTAFSNLVYLGLTGMGLRGTIPTQISLPTNLTYLVLSHNRLQGSIPPQLGNLTQLLALSLYNNLLTGSIPSTFGQLKNLAYLFLDSNKLQGSIPPPLANLTQLQALSLYNNLLTGSIPPTLGRLGNLVHLYLDYNQIEGHIPEELGNLSKLEVLQLAHNKITGFIPPQLLQMDKLFSLYLSSNQLCGSIPLETMKCPYAKMVDLSHNLFNGSITSQIGCVNELNLSHNFLVGEIPFLLKMNSILDRLDLSYNNLSGKVHKELVSLSYINLSYNSFDFSQDLDSKSEIPDYCSFQKDSLINHRMLNFTFCHLVNQTNIQTRRSKPLIKLIVLPIICFTLLVLLPTLCYARCIHKAKCEGTSTKNGNLFSIWNYDGKIAFEDIIEATQDFDIKYCIGIGSYGSVYRAQLPSGNIVALKKLHRMESQNPSFDKSFRNEVKMLTEIRHKNIVKLHGFCLHNQCMFLVYQYMERGSLFYILNNDVEAEELNWSKRVNVIKGVAEALSYMHHDCVPPIVHRDVTSSNVLLNSQLEAYVSDFGTARLLDPDSSNQTLVVGTYGYIAPELAYTLSVTEKCDVYSFGVVTLETLMGKHPGELISSLSIPTTPNMFVKDLLDSRLPFPLQKDAQDINLVVTIALSCLCSKPNLRPSIQQVAEKLSSFTLPLLSLSFDKVLIHQLMSQDICHFSSKCQGLY; this comes from the exons ATGGCTAACTGTGTTTGCAATTTGATACTTATGGCCTTCTATATCATGGCTCAGCTACCATCTCTGATTGGTGCCACCATTCCTCCTTCTTCCACTTCCTCATCCATTCATCAGGAACGACAGGCTTTGCTCCACAGCGGTTGGTGGAATGATCACCCCAATAACTCTCATCATTGTGATTGGGAGGGTATCTCTTGCAATGAAGCTGGAAGTGTTACTGGTATTAACAGAACATCGTTAAAGAATCCTTCATCAAAAGAATTGCTTTGGATTCACAACTTGAACTTCACTGCCTTCTCCAATTTAGTCTATCTTGGTCTAACTGGAATGGGTCTTAGAGGAACCATCCCTACACAAATAAGCCTTCCTACAAACCTTACCTATCTTGTTCTGTCCCACAATCGTCTCCAAG GTTCAATACCACCACAACTCGGCAATTTGACACAATTGCTGGCGTTATCTCTATATAACAACTTGTTAACAGGTTCAATCCCTTCTACATTTGGTCAATTGAAGAATTTGGCCTATCTTTTTCTTGATTCAAACAAACTTCAAG GTTCAATACCACCACCACTTGCTAATTTGACACAATTGCAGGCGTTATCTCTCTATAACAATTTGCTAACAGGTTCAATTCCTCCTACCTTAGGTCGTTTGGGGAATTTGGTACACCTCTACCTTGATTATAATCAAATAGAAGGCCATATACCCGAAGAATTAGGAAATCTGTCCAAATTAGAAGTTTTGCAACTGGCTCATAATAAGATTACGGGTTTCATACCTCCACAACTTTTGCAAATGGACAAATTGTTCTCTTTATATCTCTCATCAAATCAGTTATGTGGTTCAATCCCATTAGAAACCATGAAATGTCCCTATGCTAAAATGGTTGATTTAAGCCATAACTTGTTTAATGGAAGCATAACTTCTCAAATTGGTTGTGTCAATGAACTTAATCTTAGTCACAATTTTCTTGTTGGTGAGATTCCATTTCTTTTGAAAATGAACTCTATACTTGATCGATTGGATCTTAGTTATAATAATCTCTCGGGTAAAGTACATAAGGAACTTGTTAGTCTATCATATATAAATCTTTCGTACAATTCCTTTGACTTCTCACAAGACCTTGACTCAAAATCAGAGATACCAGACTATTGTTCTTTCCAAAAAGACTCTTTAATTAATCACCGGATGCTGAATTTCACGTTCTGCCACTTGGTCAACCAAACCAATATCCAAACTAGAAGAAGTAAGCCTCTCATCAAGTTAATTGTTCTTCCCATAATTTGCTTCACACTTTTAGTACTCCTTCCAACATTATGTTACGCAAGATGCATTCATAAGGCCAAGTGTGAAGGAACATCAACAAAGAATGGAAACTTGTTTTCTATATGGAACTATGATGGTAAAATTGCATTTGAAGACATCATTGAAGCAACACAAGACTTTGACATCAAGTATTGTATTGGAATAGGTTCATATGGTAGTGTGTATAGAGCACAACTGCCCAGTGGCAACATTGTTGCATTAAAAAAGCTCCATCGAATGGAATCTCAAAATCCATCATTTGACAAAAGTTTTCGAAATGAGGTGAAGATGTTAACAGAAATCCGTCATAAAAACATTGTAAAGCTTCATGGATTTTGCCTCCACAATCAATGCATGTTTTTGGTCTATCAATACATGGAAAGAggtagtttattttatattttgaataatgaCGTGGAAGCTGAGGAGTTGAATTGGAGTAAGAGAGTGAATGTTATTAAAGGGGTAGCAGAGGCTTTATCTTACATGCATCATGATTGTGTCCCACCAATTGTTCATCGAGATGTAACAAGTAGCAATGTTTTGTTAAACTCACAATTAGAGGCCTATGTCTCAGACTTTGGCACAGCTAGGCTCCTCGATCCTGATTCTTCAAATCAAACCTTGGTAGTTGGCACTTATGGTTACATTGCTCCAG AGCTTGCTTATACATTGAGCGTGACAGAAAAGTGTGATGTTTATAGTTTTGGGGTGGTGACTTTGGAAACATTAATGGGAAAACATCCCGGAGAGCTAATCTCATCTTTATCAATCCCAACTACTCCAAATATGTTCGTGAAAGATCTCTTGGATTCACGTCTTCCTTTTCCTCTTCAGAAAGATGCTCAAGATATAAATCTTGTGGTGACAATAGCATTATCATGTTTATGTTCCAAACCAAACTTAAGGCCATCAATTCAACAAGTGGCTGAGAAACTCTCCAGTTTCACACTCCCATTATTATCTTTATCCTTTGACAAAGTTTTGATCCATCAATTGATGAGTCAAGACATATGTCATTTTTCATCCAAGTGTCAAGGATTATATTAA
- the LOC137817111 gene encoding uncharacterized protein — MKEFLHRFGAQVVRLNLKDETMMVHTFRKGIVLGPFSESLIRNHPKTFDEIRCRAVAHIAAEGEVNEKRTCVVPMRPRASGRPPPLRVHEATTEKKTPAKQQLYQPKKPQTRGRERENVPPWHDFVVELKDLIAIPNIAERLKVPPKTNKKLGPNKNVWCEFHQAFDHPIRNCLALWHQLDELMKNGFLRDYFQEKQGVEDVAVTRGGLGHEVPVNGEIHTIAGGFSGGGCTASQRKRYARAVMSVEAQRANDAFDVDLVFTKADLQDVVPHDNDPVVISVVTAGRKVHRVLVDQGSSTDIMFWTTFNKLQLSPDMLRPYTGWLFGFAGDQVEVCGHLELRTTFMDGTASHTENIRYLVVNASSAYNMLLGRPTLNRLGAVPLTRHMKIKLPNLVGRVITIKSY; from the coding sequence ATGAAGGAGTTCCTTCACCGTTTCGGAGCACAGGTGGTGAGGTTGAACCTCAAGGACGAAACGATGATGGTCCACACGTTCAGAAAGGGCATTGTGCTAGGCCCCTTCAGTGAATCGCTTATCAGAAACCATCCTAAGACCTTCGACGAGATAAGGTGTCGCGCGGTGGCTCATATTGCGGCGGAAGGGGAAGTTAACGAGAAGCGCACGTGTGTGGTTCCCATGCGCCCGCGTGCATCAGGTCGACCTCCACCcctaagggtgcatgaggcaacgACAGAGAAGAAGACCCCTGCGAAGCAGCAACTCTATCAACCAAAAAAGCCTCAAACCAGGGGGCGTGAGAGGGAGAACGTGCCACCATGGCACGACTTCGTGGTAGAGCTGAAGGACCTCATCGCTATCCCCAACATAGCGGAGAGGCTGAAGGTACCCCCCAAGACCAACAAGAAGctcgggcccaacaagaacgtttggtgtgagttccaccaagcattCGACCACCCCATACGTAATTGTTTGGCACTGTGGCACCAGCTAGATGAGTTGATGAAGAACGGTTTCCTAAGGGATTACTTTCAGGAAAAGCAGGGTGTCGAGGACGTGGCGGTGACAAGGGGTGGCCTGGGGCATGAAGTCCCCGTGAATGGTGAGATTCACACCATCGCGGGAGGTTTCTCGGGAGGAGGTTGCACCGCTTCTCAGCGGAAGAGGTACGCACGGGCGGTGATGTCGGTAGAAGCACAAAGGGCCAACGATGCTTTCGATGTCGACCTTGTCTTCACTAAGGCCGACCTCCAAGACGTTGTtccccatgacaacgacccgGTGGTAATCTCAGTAGTAACcgcaggaaggaaggtgcaccgtgTATTagtggatcaaggaagctcgacagacATAATGTTCTGGACGACTTTCAATAAGCTGCAATTGTCTCCTGACATGCTAAGGCCCTATACTGGATGGCTGTTCGGTTTCGcgggagaccaggtggaggtgtgTGGACACTTAGAGCTGAGGACCACCTTCATGGATGGTACCGCGTCCCATACGGAGAACATCAGGTATCTCGTCGTCAATGCCTCCTCCGCTTATAATATGTTGTTAGGTAGACCTACGCTGAATAGGCTGGGGGCGGTGCCGttgacgaggcacatgaagattaAGCTTCCTAACTTGGTGGGAAGGGTGATTACCATCAAGTCATATTAG